CCGAGGAAGCCGGCCCCGAGCTCGTTCGCCAGATAGCCGCCAATCATCCCAGGCGCGATTCCGGGCCGGTCGGCGATGGAGTAGGCGATGTACCCGGCGAGCAGCGGCACCATCAGCTTGAACGCCGCCCCACCGCCAATGCGCATCAGCGCCGCCGCCAGCGAGCCCTCCTGCTTGAAGGCGTCGATGCCGAACACGAAGGACAGGGCGATCAGCAGGCCGCCCGCGACAACCATCGGCAGCATGAAGGACACGCCGGTCAGCAGATGCTGGTAGGGGCCACCCCGGCCGGCCGCCTTGCCTCCCCCACCCTCCGCCGCCGGACGGCCCGGCTCACCCGCCATGACCTGGGCCTTCTCCAGCGCATCGCGAATCGTCTGCTCGGACTTCTTCAGCGCGGTGCCGGTGGAGGTCCTCCACACCCGCTTGCCCGCGAACCGCGAGGAGTCGACCTCGATGTCGACGGCCAGGATGACCACCTCGGCGTCCCGGATCTCCTCCGCGGTCAGCGGATCCTGCGCCCCCACCGAGCCTCGCGTCTCGACGCGGATGGGATGACCGAGCCCCTGCCCCGCCCGCGTCAGCGCCTCGGCCGCCATGAATGTGTGGGCGACCCCCGTGGGACAGGCCGTCACGGCCACGATCTTCTTTCCCCCCTCCGTGGAGGGCCGGGCCATGGGCGCGGGCGCTGCCTCGGTGTGGCTGGCCGCGGCGGCCGCCGTCAGCGGACTGGCACTCAGTTCGGCCTGCTTCAGGAAGGCATCCGGGTCAGGGAGTGCCTCGGAGATCGGCGCCTGGTAGACGCGCTTGCCGACGAACCGGGAGAGGTCCACGGGCGCGCTCGCCGCGACGACAACCAGGTCAGCGGCCTCGAGCGCCGCGCGGCCGGGGAGGACGACCGGCTCGAGCTGGCTGTGCATCTCCACCGTCACGTTCCAGCCGCGCCGCTTCGCGGCACGCTCGAGACCCCGGGCGGCCAGGAAGGTCGTGGCCACGCCGCTCGGGCAGGCCGTGATGACGATCACATTCATCGATGCGTCTCCCCGGTGAGTGGTTGCACGGTCAGGCTCCGCACGAGCGTCTGCGCCTGGAGCATGTCGAGATCCCCAGCGGCCGGATCTCCCACGCCGATGTGGCGCACGGACTCTGCGGCGAGTGCCGTCGCGAAGCGCAGGCTCCGCTCGCGCGGCCAGCCGGACATGACGCCGTGCAGCGCGCCCGCCAGCAGCGTATCGCCTGCGCCGACGGTGCTGACGACGGACACCCGGGGCGACTCGGCCATCAGCGCGTCACCCCGCTGGGCCCAGATCACGCCCTCGGCCCCAGCGGAGACCAGCACGTCCTCGATGCCCTCGGCATTGAGCCGCAGCGCCGCCTGGAGACGCGATTCGGGCGTGTCGAGCGGATGGCCCGCCCATTCCGCCAGCTCCGTCTCGTTGGGTTTGACGCCCGTGGGCCGCACGGCCAGACCCGCCAACAGCGCGGGGCCACTGGTGTCCAGCCACACCGGCATCTGGCGTTCGCGGACCCGGGTGATGAGGCTGGCGAGCTGCGCGGGCGCCATGTTCGGCGGCAGGCTACCGGAGATCACGACCGCCTCGATTCCGGGCAGCAGGGGCCCCAGGCGCACGGACAGCATGTCCAGGGCATGTGCCGGAATGAGCGGCCCTGGCCCGTTCAGGTCGGTGACCCGCCCGTCCGGCTCGGACAGCTTCGCGTTGATGCGCGACTCGCCCGGTATCCGGACGAACGCATCGTGCAAGCCGTACCGGGCGAAGGCGCGCACGAACGCCGTCTCGTTGTCGGCCCCCAGCAGGCCGGACACGGTGACGTCATGGCCCAGGTCCCTGAGCACTCGCGCCACGTTGATGCCCTTGCCGGCGGCGTCGAGCCGGGTGCTCTCGGTGCGGTTGACCTCGCCGAGCCGGATGGGGCCGACGCGGATCGCGAGATCCAAGGCGGGGTTGAGCGTCAGCGTCAGGATCCGTGCCATCAGACCACCTCCAGGGCTTCGCGCACCGCGGCGGCGGTCGGCTGCCTCAATGCGAGCTCGGCCAGCTCACGCGCTCGCGGCAGCGTCAGTTCGCGGACGGCGGCCTTCACCAGCGGGACGCGGCGGCTGCTGACGGACAGCTCATCCACGCCCAGGCCCACCAGCACCGGGATGGCCTGTGGGTCGGAGCCGAGCTCGCCACAGACGCCCACCCAGCGGCCCTCGGCATGCGCGGCCTCGACCGTCAGCTGGATCAGCCGCAACACGGCCGGGTGCATCGCGTCGGACTGCGCGGACAGCTGCGGATGACCGCGGTCGATCGCGAGCGTGTACTGGGTCAGGTCATTGGTGCCGATCGAGAAGAAGTCGGCTTCCTTCGCGAGCGTGGGGGCGAGCAGCGCGCAGGACGGTACTTCGATCATCACCCCGAGCTGGACGTCGGCCGCCTTCACCTCGGCCTGGACGCGGTCGAAGATCGCCTTGCCCGCGCGGAACTCCTCGATGTCCTTGATCATCGGGAACATGATGCGCACCGGACGTGTCCCGGCGGCCATCAGCAACGCGCGGAGCTGCGTCTCGAGCACCTCCGGCCGCATCAGCGTGAGGCGGATGCCGCGCACACCGAGGAACGGGTTCTCCTCGTGGGGCATCGGCCAGTACGCCAGCGGCTTGTCGCCACCGACATCGAGCGTCCGCGCGACCAGCGGACGGCCCGCCAGCGCATCGAATGCCTCACCATACTCGGCGATCTGCGTCTCCAGATCCGGCGCCTCCGCATGCGCCATGAACACGAACTCGGTGCGCAAGAGGCCAATGCCCTCGGCCCCGCGCTCGACGGCGTCCGCGGCATGCGCGGTATTGCCGAGGTTCGCGGCGATCTCCACACGGTGGCCGTCACGGGTGCGCGCCTCCTCGTGCCGCCGGGAATGTGCCGCCCGCCGCAACGCCTCCTGCTCCTCGATGCGCCGCTCGGTGCGCTGGCGGCGTTCTGGAGTCGGAGCGGCGACGATACGTCCACCCTCTCCATCGACGATCAACTCGACACCGGTGGTCAACGCCAGCACGCGCTCGCCCGCCCCCACCACGGCGGCGATGCCGAGGGCCCGCGCCAGAATCGCGCTGTGTGAGGTGGCCCCTCCACGCGCGGTGACGAGCCCACGCACCTTCGCCGTATCCAGCCTCGCGACATCGGACGGCCCCACGTCGTCGGCCACCAGGATGTAGGGCTGCTCCGGTGGCATCGGCATCTCGACGCCACACAGCAGGCCGAGCACGCGGCGGCCCACGTCACGCAGGTCCGCGGCGCGCTCCGCCAGCAACCGGTCCGCCAGCGACTCCTGCGCGCGCGCCGCGGTGTCGATCGCACGCCACCAGCCGGCCTCGGCCGACGCACCTTCACCGATGGACTCGAAGGCCGCATCGCGCAGGTCCGGGTCTCCGAGCATCTCCGCATGGATGGAGAGGATCTGCGCGACCTCGCCTCCCACCGTCCGCTTCACCAGCGCCTCCAGCTGTTGACGGGCACCGTCGAGCGCGCGCTCCAACCGTCCGCGCTCGTGCGTGGAGTCCTCCGCCCGCTCGGGGTAATGGAACTCCGGCAGGCGCAGCACATAGGCCGGCGCGATGGCGAGTCCCGGCGAGGCGGGAACGGCCGTCAGCGGCTCGTCGGCCCCGGGAGCCACGACCGGTTCCACCGGAGCGGCACGATGGGTCTGAACGGTCCGGGCAGCGCTCTCCGCGCGCGTGTCCTGGAGCGGCGTCACCGGCTCGCCGAGCCCACCACGCACCGCGTCGGCCAGCGCCGCCACGGCCTGCGCGGCCCCCTCCCCTTCGGCGGAGAACACCAGCGTCTGACCCCGCCTCGCACCGAGGCTGAGCACACTGGTCAGACTGGCCGCGGAGACCGCCTCCCCGTTGCCTTCGAGCAGACGGACACGCACCTGGGCGGTCTGCGCCCGTGCCACCAGCAC
The sequence above is drawn from the Archangium gephyra genome and encodes:
- the pfkB gene encoding 1-phosphofructokinase, which codes for MARILTLTLNPALDLAIRVGPIRLGEVNRTESTRLDAAGKGINVARVLRDLGHDVTVSGLLGADNETAFVRAFARYGLHDAFVRIPGESRINAKLSEPDGRVTDLNGPGPLIPAHALDMLSVRLGPLLPGIEAVVISGSLPPNMAPAQLASLITRVRERQMPVWLDTSGPALLAGLAVRPTGVKPNETELAEWAGHPLDTPESRLQAALRLNAEGIEDVLVSAGAEGVIWAQRGDALMAESPRVSVVSTVGAGDTLLAGALHGVMSGWPRERSLRFATALAAESVRHIGVGDPAAGDLDMLQAQTLVRSLTVQPLTGETHR
- the ptsP gene encoding phosphoenolpyruvate--protein phosphotransferase codes for the protein MLTLTRDDVRLGCRATDWRAALDQAAAALVEAGRVSAEYREGLLAREAQSSTYLGHGIAIPHGTPDSRRYVRSTGVRVLQFPEGIRWHDGTRVNLLVTIAAQSDEHLDILRQLTHVLERDGVAETLAGATTADQVIAALSRAPVSARLDAGTLCLGVPVRDRLELALAAAARLRHAGCVDAGFVAAIAGQTPLPLGQGLWLVYGASGVKTPALALATPEQRFRDDAGEVSGVFCLAAQGDSHRALLVRLDELIARGDGAGLAGLPAEQVLARLAGESALAETARVRLLNAHGLHARPARELVLVARAQTAQVRVRLLEGNGEAVSAASLTSVLSLGARRGQTLVFSAEGEGAAQAVAALADAVRGGLGEPVTPLQDTRAESAARTVQTHRAAPVEPVVAPGADEPLTAVPASPGLAIAPAYVLRLPEFHYPERAEDSTHERGRLERALDGARQQLEALVKRTVGGEVAQILSIHAEMLGDPDLRDAAFESIGEGASAEAGWWRAIDTAARAQESLADRLLAERAADLRDVGRRVLGLLCGVEMPMPPEQPYILVADDVGPSDVARLDTAKVRGLVTARGGATSHSAILARALGIAAVVGAGERVLALTTGVELIVDGEGGRIVAAPTPERRQRTERRIEEQEALRRAAHSRRHEEARTRDGHRVEIAANLGNTAHAADAVERGAEGIGLLRTEFVFMAHAEAPDLETQIAEYGEAFDALAGRPLVARTLDVGGDKPLAYWPMPHEENPFLGVRGIRLTLMRPEVLETQLRALLMAAGTRPVRIMFPMIKDIEEFRAGKAIFDRVQAEVKAADVQLGVMIEVPSCALLAPTLAKEADFFSIGTNDLTQYTLAIDRGHPQLSAQSDAMHPAVLRLIQLTVEAAHAEGRWVGVCGELGSDPQAIPVLVGLGVDELSVSSRRVPLVKAAVRELTLPRARELAELALRQPTAAAVREALEVV
- a CDS encoding PTS fructose-like transporter subunit IIB; translated protein: MNVIVITACPSGVATTFLAARGLERAAKRRGWNVTVEMHSQLEPVVLPGRAALEAADLVVVAASAPVDLSRFVGKRVYQAPISEALPDPDAFLKQAELSASPLTAAAAASHTEAAPAPMARPSTEGGKKIVAVTACPTGVAHTFMAAEALTRAGQGLGHPIRVETRGSVGAQDPLTAEEIRDAEVVILAVDIEVDSSRFAGKRVWRTSTGTALKKSEQTIRDALEKAQVMAGEPGRPAAEGGGGKAAGRGGPYQHLLTGVSFMLPMVVAGGLLIALSFVFGIDAFKQEGSLAAALMRIGGGAAFKLMVPLLAGYIAYSIADRPGIAPGMIGGYLANELGAGFLGGIAAGFIAGYAARGLSRYVKLPASVESLKPILIIPLVASLITGLVMIYVVGAPMAAIMSAVTGFLTNMNSGNAILLGVLLGAMMCFDLGGPINKAAYTFGVGLLSAGAGSYGPMAAIMAAGMVPPIGMGLASLLARNKFSKPEREAGKASLVLGLCFISEGAIPFMAKDPLRVIPVSMMGGALTGALSMYFGVQLMAPHGGLFVLLIPNAVNHVLLYLLSISAGSLAVGAGYALIKTGKAELPGTTSSEQGTALGMAPGSGRAAA